From the Flavobacterium galactosidilyticum genome, one window contains:
- a CDS encoding restriction endonuclease: protein MTLRIDSKKWILYRHTTDFDKLVVLAEILKSFTKTGISKEDKTNLNLKLKELGLYNERNPELPLDAINHKINQLSYYMFGYQAKVEGQDRFLFSPLGNLFLKNVDDKEKTAKIFLTMLWAVQYQHPHSGTDNEFQLYPFRLIYKLLTEPKLSNKLYAFEVAYSVVFVKEITPKSYDELVNELLELRKLSDEELAQKFQEDRHAFVNSAYEWDYYVSTLFESAGVLNKSAGVVICKLQHGITNTFRKITRNEVSIPENLKALVQQLENEYSYLEKPLLLNDTERLKIDVIKEIYSFYPKSLLIEIGELADDIKYELLNLPKLIEQYANNNDGAEAYLFEDALTDGFNMFYNVEAEKVGGAGNTDLECLYLTKKKKFAVDAKSTKNKLSGINAGRLEGHREKIGGAYTIVVTPRFVPAVLQDIRTSPIVIIRATTFSEYLYNCIDNDIREIDYEDFDNIIVNNLGKDISKNISDLTISRFATKN, encoded by the coding sequence ATGACTTTAAGAATAGACAGTAAAAAGTGGATTTTGTATAGGCACACGACTGATTTTGATAAATTGGTTGTGTTAGCTGAAATTTTAAAGTCATTTACAAAAACAGGAATTTCAAAGGAAGATAAAACAAATCTTAATTTAAAATTAAAGGAATTAGGTTTGTACAACGAAAGAAATCCTGAATTACCACTTGATGCAATAAATCACAAAATCAATCAACTTTCCTATTATATGTTTGGTTATCAAGCCAAAGTTGAAGGACAAGATAGATTTTTGTTCAGTCCACTTGGTAACTTGTTTTTGAAAAACGTTGATGATAAAGAAAAAACAGCAAAGATTTTTCTCACAATGCTTTGGGCTGTTCAATATCAACACCCACATAGCGGAACAGATAATGAATTTCAACTTTACCCATTTCGTTTGATTTATAAACTTCTGACCGAACCAAAACTTTCTAATAAACTTTATGCTTTTGAAGTCGCTTATTCTGTTGTTTTTGTTAAAGAAATAACGCCTAAATCTTATGATGAATTAGTAAATGAACTATTAGAGTTAAGAAAACTTTCAGACGAAGAACTTGCACAAAAATTTCAAGAAGATAGACACGCTTTTGTAAATTCTGCATACGAGTGGGATTATTACGTTTCAACTTTGTTTGAAAGTGCTGGTGTGTTAAATAAAAGTGCTGGCGTTGTTATTTGTAAACTGCAACACGGGATTACAAATACTTTCAGAAAAATAACAAGAAACGAAGTTTCAATTCCGGAAAATTTAAAAGCTTTAGTTCAGCAGTTAGAAAACGAATACTCATATTTAGAAAAACCATTATTGCTCAACGACACTGAACGCTTGAAAATTGATGTTATAAAAGAAATATACAGTTTTTACCCGAAATCGCTTTTAATTGAAATTGGGGAACTTGCAGATGACATCAAATATGAATTACTTAATCTTCCAAAATTGATTGAACAATACGCTAACAATAATGATGGTGCAGAAGCATATCTCTTTGAAGATGCTCTGACGGATGGTTTCAATATGTTTTACAATGTAGAAGCAGAAAAAGTAGGAGGTGCAGGAAATACTGATTTAGAATGTTTGTATCTCACCAAAAAGAAAAAATTTGCCGTTGATGCCAAATCTACTAAAAATAAACTTTCAGGTATAAATGCAGGAAGATTAGAAGGACACAGAGAAAAAATTGGTGGTGCTTACACAATTGTAGTTACACCAAGATTTGTACCTGCCGTTCTTCAAGATATTCGTACAAGTCCAATCGTTATTATTCGAGCAACCACCTTTTCAGAATACTTGTATAACTGCATTGATAACGATATACGAGAAATTGATTATGAAGATTTTGACAATATTATCGTCAATAATCTTGGAAAAGACATTAGTAAAAACATTTCGGATTTAACGATTTCGAGATTTGCAACCAAAAATTAA
- a CDS encoding DNA methyltransferase — MITITREDNMELMARYPDNYFDLAIVDPPYGILNKTKRGGDRKFNMEEYSQWDVKPNDEYFNELIRVSKNQIIWGGNYFGQLWLRSEYNKGFIIWDKNQPETLNNFSMAEMAWSSLDKPSKIFRYSVRKNRNKIHPTQKPVELYEWLLKMYAKQNDKILDTHLGSGTIAIACYNAGLSLTACEISETYYLKSLEKIKEVIPESSIHTDDLDTFSLTFPEQTKSENGLYKQYKEQVEQLRLFKEERTKYYASVR, encoded by the coding sequence ATGATTACAATTACGAGAGAAGACAATATGGAATTAATGGCAAGATACCCAGACAACTATTTTGACCTTGCCATAGTTGACCCACCTTACGGAATTTTGAATAAAACTAAAAGAGGTGGCGACCGTAAATTCAATATGGAAGAATACAGCCAATGGGATGTAAAACCCAATGATGAGTATTTCAATGAGTTAATTCGTGTTTCAAAAAATCAGATTATTTGGGGTGGAAACTATTTTGGGCAACTTTGGTTAAGAAGCGAATATAACAAAGGGTTCATTATTTGGGATAAAAATCAACCTGAAACCTTAAACAATTTTTCGATGGCTGAAATGGCTTGGTCATCATTAGACAAACCTTCAAAGATTTTTCGATATAGTGTAAGGAAAAATAGAAACAAAATCCATCCGACACAAAAACCCGTTGAACTTTATGAATGGCTTTTGAAAATGTACGCCAAACAAAATGATAAAATCTTAGACACACATTTGGGAAGCGGAACAATTGCTATTGCTTGTTATAACGCAGGACTAAGCTTAACAGCCTGTGAAATTAGCGAAACTTATTATTTGAAATCTTTAGAAAAGATTAAAGAAGTTATTCCCGAAAGTTCCATACATACAGATGATTTAGACACTTTTTCCCTGACATTTCCAGAACAGACCAAATCCGAGAATGGTTTGTACAAACAATACAAAGAACAAGTTGAACAACTTAGATTATTCAAAGAAGAAAGAACAAAATATTATGCAAGTGTGAGATAA
- a CDS encoding Kiwa anti-phage protein KwaB-like domain-containing protein, with protein MGLQEEYKKRAEAVATTISKHQCFGDIKLLTDKIETKVSIHKKLMKLEKLGNLHSLTSKNIKKLESLGKKKKAPINLQDGKIQFETEEDIDNVIKLLCDYFKTGDYSGKPYGTYAGKLQPIE; from the coding sequence GTGGGATTGCAGGAGGAATATAAAAAACGAGCAGAAGCGGTTGCTACAACAATTTCAAAACATCAATGCTTTGGAGATATAAAACTTCTAACTGACAAAATAGAAACAAAAGTTTCTATTCATAAAAAATTAATGAAGTTAGAGAAATTAGGAAATCTACATTCTTTGACTTCTAAAAATATAAAAAAATTGGAATCATTGGGTAAAAAGAAGAAAGCACCAATAAATTTACAAGATGGTAAAATTCAATTTGAAACGGAAGAAGATATAGACAATGTAATCAAACTATTGTGTGATTATTTCAAAACAGGAGATTATTCAGGTAAACCATACGGAACATACGCTGGAAAATTACAGCCAATAGAATAG
- a CDS encoding cold-shock protein, producing MRTGTVKFFNESKGYGFITDEETGKDIFVHASGINAEELREGDRVSYEEEEGRKGKVAAKVAVI from the coding sequence ATGCGTACAGGTACAGTTAAATTTTTCAATGAATCTAAAGGTTACGGATTCATCACAGACGAAGAAACAGGAAAAGACATTTTTGTTCATGCATCAGGAATCAACGCGGAAGAATTACGCGAAGGTGATAGAGTAAGCTACGAAGAAGAAGAAGGAAGAAAAGGGAAAGTTGCGGCTAAAGTTGCAGTTATCTAA
- a CDS encoding NADH-quinone oxidoreductase subunit A, translated as MQSDQLNYIPILMQFLLAAGFVVGTIIVSGKLGPRRKSAIKDQNFECGVEGIGNARIPFSVKYFLVAILFVLFDIEVVFLYPWAVNFKELGMEGMLKMIVFMLLLLVGFFYIIKKKALEWE; from the coding sequence ATGCAATCTGATCAATTAAATTATATTCCCATTTTAATGCAGTTTTTATTAGCTGCGGGGTTTGTAGTGGGGACAATTATTGTTTCTGGTAAATTAGGGCCTAGAAGAAAATCAGCAATCAAAGATCAAAATTTTGAATGTGGTGTTGAAGGTATTGGAAATGCGCGTATTCCATTTTCTGTAAAGTATTTCCTTGTTGCTATTTTGTTTGTACTTTTTGATATTGAAGTTGTTTTTCTATATCCTTGGGCAGTCAATTTTAAGGAGCTTGGAATGGAAGGGATGTTGAAAATGATTGTTTTTATGCTTTTGCTTCTTGTTGGTTTCTTCTATATAATCAAGAAGAAGGCTTTAGAGTGGGAGTAG
- a CDS encoding NADH-quinone oxidoreductase subunit B produces MSNSNIKMAEAPEGFVGEGFFATKLNDVVGLARANSLWPLPFATSCCGIEFMATMGAHYDIARFGSERLSFSPRQSDMLLVMGTISKKMAPVLRQVYEQMSEPKWVIAVGACASSGGIFDTYSVLQGIDKVIPVDVYVPGCPPRPEQILEGVMKLQELVKSESVRRRSSPEYEALLASYNIK; encoded by the coding sequence ATGAGTAATTCAAATATAAAGATGGCTGAGGCGCCGGAAGGTTTTGTTGGGGAAGGGTTCTTCGCTACAAAGCTAAACGACGTTGTAGGTCTAGCTCGGGCTAATTCACTTTGGCCGTTGCCTTTTGCAACTTCTTGTTGTGGTATTGAATTTATGGCTACCATGGGTGCGCATTACGATATTGCACGTTTTGGATCTGAGCGTTTAAGTTTTTCTCCACGTCAATCAGATATGCTGTTGGTTATGGGAACTATCTCAAAAAAAATGGCTCCCGTTTTACGTCAAGTTTATGAGCAAATGTCTGAGCCAAAATGGGTTATTGCGGTAGGTGCTTGTGCTTCTTCTGGAGGTATTTTTGACACCTATTCTGTGCTTCAAGGGATTGACAAGGTTATCCCTGTTGATGTTTATGTTCCGGGTTGTCCTCCAAGACCAGAGCAAATATTAGAAGGTGTAATGAAATTGCAAGAATTGGTTAAATCGGAATCGGTTAGAAGAAGAAGTTCTCCTGAATACGAAGCATTATTAGCCTCTTATAATATCAAATAA
- a CDS encoding NADH-quinone oxidoreductase subunit C yields the protein MALENTAIQDKLVETFGESVFRFNEEKDIFSFEVASDKITAIILFLKNDPVLRFQFLTDLCAIHYPDNEVERQFVVVYHMHNWYDNKRIKIKAFINGEKPEIKTISNIFLCTNWMERETFDFYGIDFIGHPQLKRILNMDEMISFPMRKEFPMEDGGRTDKDDRFFGRTIDNC from the coding sequence ATGGCATTAGAAAACACAGCTATTCAAGATAAGTTAGTAGAGACATTTGGCGAGAGTGTATTTCGTTTTAATGAAGAAAAAGATATTTTTTCATTTGAAGTGGCATCAGACAAGATTACAGCGATTATTCTTTTTTTGAAAAATGATCCTGTGTTGCGTTTTCAGTTTCTGACTGACTTGTGTGCAATACATTATCCAGATAATGAAGTGGAAAGACAGTTTGTAGTTGTGTATCACATGCACAATTGGTACGACAACAAACGAATAAAAATAAAAGCTTTTATCAATGGTGAAAAGCCTGAGATAAAAACAATCTCAAATATTTTTCTATGCACCAATTGGATGGAAAGAGAAACATTTGATTTCTACGGAATTGATTTTATCGGACATCCTCAATTGAAACGTATTTTAAACATGGATGAGATGATTTCATTTCCTATGCGTAAAGAGTTTCCAATGGAAGACGGTGGACGAACAGATAAAGATGACCGTTTCTTCGGAAGAACAATAGACAATTGCTAA
- a CDS encoding NADH-quinone oxidoreductase subunit D, with translation MSELLLPPEHRYAKKMKEQLNDDGSELSILNLGPTHPATHGIFQNVLLMDGERILEAEPTIGYIHRAFEKIAENRPFYQITPLTDRMNYCSSPINNMGWWMTLEKLLDIEVPKRAQYLRVIVMELARITDHIICNSILGVDTGAFTGFLYVFQFRERVYEIYEEICGARLTTNMGRIGGFERDWSPEAFRKLDLFLEEFPVAWQEFENLFVRNRIFMDRTVNVGPISAEQAISYGFTGPNLRAAGVDYDVRVAQPYSSYEDFDFIIPVGKSGDTYDRFCVRNAEVWESLSIIRQALAKMPEGNDFHADVPDYYLPPKEDVYTSMESLIYHFKIVMGEVPVPVAEIYHPVEGGNGELGFYLVTDGSRTPYRLHFRRPCFIYYQAYPEMIKGALLSDAIVILSSLNVIAGELDA, from the coding sequence ATGTCAGAACTATTATTACCACCAGAGCATAGATATGCTAAAAAAATGAAAGAGCAGCTAAATGATGATGGAAGCGAGCTTTCTATCTTGAATTTAGGTCCTACTCACCCTGCGACACACGGGATTTTCCAAAATGTTTTGCTAATGGATGGGGAGCGTATTTTAGAAGCTGAGCCAACCATTGGTTACATTCATAGAGCTTTTGAAAAAATTGCTGAAAATCGTCCTTTTTACCAAATCACACCGCTTACAGACCGTATGAATTATTGTTCATCGCCTATAAACAATATGGGTTGGTGGATGACATTAGAAAAATTACTTGATATTGAAGTGCCTAAACGTGCTCAATATTTAAGGGTAATTGTAATGGAATTAGCAAGAATTACGGATCATATTATATGTAACTCGATTTTAGGAGTTGATACTGGTGCCTTTACCGGATTTCTTTACGTGTTCCAGTTTAGAGAAAGGGTTTATGAGATTTACGAGGAGATTTGTGGTGCTCGTTTAACTACAAATATGGGAAGAATTGGTGGTTTTGAAAGAGATTGGTCTCCTGAAGCTTTTAGAAAATTAGACTTATTTTTAGAGGAATTTCCAGTAGCTTGGCAAGAATTTGAAAATCTATTTGTAAGAAATAGAATTTTTATGGATCGTACTGTCAATGTTGGTCCAATATCAGCAGAACAAGCAATTTCATACGGATTTACAGGTCCTAACTTGCGTGCAGCAGGAGTTGATTATGATGTGCGTGTTGCTCAGCCTTATAGTTCATATGAGGATTTTGATTTTATAATTCCTGTTGGAAAATCAGGAGATACATACGATCGTTTTTGTGTTCGTAATGCCGAAGTTTGGGAGAGTTTAAGTATTATTCGCCAGGCTTTAGCTAAAATGCCAGAAGGGAATGATTTTCATGCTGACGTTCCTGATTACTATCTTCCTCCAAAAGAAGATGTATACACTAGTATGGAGTCTTTAATTTATCACTTCAAAATTGTGATGGGTGAAGTGCCAGTTCCAGTAGCGGAAATATACCATCCTGTAGAAGGTGGAAATGGAGAGCTAGGTTTTTACTTAGTAACTGACGGAAGTCGTACTCCTTATAGATTGCATTTTCGTAGACCGTGTTTTATTTATTACCAGGCGTATCCAGAAATGATAAAAGGCGCATTACTATCAGATGCGATTGTAATTCTGTCTAGCTTAAATGTAATTGCTGGAGAATTAGACGCTTAA
- a CDS encoding complex I 24 kDa subunit family protein: MERTYHKQEINITESLMSRINELISHYPEDKRKSALLPVLHEVQDAHENWLSLELMDKVAEIIQIKPIEVYEVVSFYTMYNQKPIGKYMFEFCTTSPCCLNGAEDLMDYTCEKLGINPGETTADGNFTVVGVQCLGACGYAPMMQLGDFYKENLNEEKIDQLIADCKNDKIIVHDK, from the coding sequence ATGGAAAGAACGTATCACAAGCAAGAAATAAATATTACTGAATCATTGATGAGTCGCATCAATGAATTGATCAGTCATTATCCTGAAGACAAACGAAAATCAGCATTATTGCCGGTTTTACATGAAGTTCAAGATGCTCATGAGAACTGGTTGAGTCTTGAATTGATGGACAAAGTGGCTGAAATTATCCAAATTAAACCAATCGAGGTGTATGAGGTAGTTTCATTTTACACGATGTACAATCAAAAACCTATTGGTAAATATATGTTCGAATTCTGTACAACATCGCCATGTTGTTTGAATGGAGCTGAAGATTTAATGGATTATACTTGTGAAAAATTAGGAATAAATCCTGGTGAAACAACTGCTGATGGGAATTTTACTGTAGTTGGTGTTCAATGTTTAGGTGCATGTGGTTATGCTCCAATGATGCAATTAGGTGATTTTTACAAGGAAAATTTGAACGAAGAGAAAATCGACCAATTAATTGCTGATTGCAAAAACGATAAAATAATAGTACACGATAAATAA